A genomic region of Nymphalis io chromosome 3, ilAglIoxx1.1, whole genome shotgun sequence contains the following coding sequences:
- the LOC126781063 gene encoding uncharacterized protein LOC126781063 isoform X1, which produces MVVCELDQEVSGEVLGRKIPVWQALLLHRVLPSCGGLVLYLIVVCYDITLVYEHINKGDKALGIFVIILMVLPAILSLVFTLASLPSGLQTEDSEFTVKLKNNDIKWIFEEIFRALFFPITVIGRYCYLIFWWIEAVYAAREQDEERTREALSRAREPSSMELYLFLQAFIHCAPHAIINILDMMARYANPAFDKITLQAVSMIAASLRMASTATMYRRFEREKLCGRKYPWNINKNKVQNENENEENIEKTDENQEDDSFYEPIMKRQSSISQNNSSNRDQVNSDLIQFSPRSSELQSTFYDDDIVSTSEESSDYLPQARNEELESDDEYVRPISIIDKVAPRRRDTHYTIERVYVPAPPVTPAPRPGSFAVWAERLVENAESIPTWLSAPPRRKHWEVIQDEPDIPRRIPRSYMRGLEPQDATAALINFLGWYAFFVARLLSIAAFIDFFPFVAIIILMSHYQVMLLFLIVPQASTVKRAFYVFLAFIYLFCLMEFKIRFRHVRVWHMFWIIVCTVEIVVFISVWATVDNKLHNWWRSYIVIVTIVSMVLSYLLFLVYFLLLQPRETVVCINNNNTKNFKK; this is translated from the exons atGGTGGTATGTGAACTGGATCAAGAAGTGTCGGGTGAGGTTTTGGGAAGGAAAATCCCGGTTTGGCAAGCCCTTCTACTCCACCGAGTGCTTCCATCGTGTGGAGGTCTGGTCCTGTATTTAATCGTCGTTTGCTACGATATTACACTCGTTTATGAACACATAAACAAAGGTGATAAAGC GCTTGGTATATTCGTCATCATATTGATGGTATTGCCAGCGATTTTATCACTGGTGTTTACGTTAGCCTCGCTTCCGTCAGGCTTGCAAACAGAAGACTCAGAATTTACAGTGAAATTAAAGAATAATGACATTAAATGGATATTTGAGGAAATTTTTCGTGCTCTCTTTTTTCCGATTACTGTTATTGGCAG ATACTGCTATTTAATATTCTGGTGGATAGAAGCAGTGTACGCGGCCCGCGAGCAAGATGAGGAACGAACGCGGGAAGCTCTCTCTCGGGCCCGCGAGCCTTCTTCCATGGAACTGTATCTATTTCTGCAGGCCTTCATACATTGCGCGCCCCACGCCATTATCAATATCCTAGACATGATGGCACGTTATGCGAATCCTGCATTTGATAAGA tcACTCTGCAAGCAGTTAGTATGATTGCAGCATCACTTCGAATGGCGAGTACAGCTACAATGTACAGAAGATTTGAAAGAGAAAAATTGTGCGGTCGGAAATATCCATggaatatcaataaaaacaaagttcAAAATGAAAATGAGAATGAAGAAAATATAGAGAAAACTGACGAAAACCAAGAGGACGATTCTTTTTACGAACCGATAATGAAAAGACAATCATCTATATCACAAAATAATTCCAGTAACAGAGATCAAGTGAATAGTGACTTAATACAATTTTCTCCTCGTAGTTCAGAACTTCAGAGCACCttttatgatgatgatatcGTATCGACTTCGGAAGAAAGCTCAGATTATTTGCCGCAGGCTCGTAACGAGGAGCTGGAAAGCGATGATGAATACGTCAGACCTATATCAATTATAGATAAAGTAGCGCCGCGAAGGCGTGATACACATTATACGATTGAGAGAGTCTACGTTCCAGCGCCGCCGGTGACTCCGGCGCCACGACCAGGCTCCTTCGCCGTGTGGGCGGAGAGATTAGTCGAGAATGCGGAGTCGATTCCCACTTGGCTATCTGCGCCGCCGAGAAGAAAACACTGGGAAGTAATTCAGGACGAGCCTGATATTCCGCGACGAATACCGCGATCTTACATGCGTGGTCTTGAACCTCAAGACGCGACGGCCGCTTTGATTAATTTCTTAGGATGGTACGCGTTTTTCGTAGCACGTTTACTCTCTATAGCTgcttttatagatttttttccattcgttgctattattattttaatgtctcACTATCAAGTgatgctattatttttaatagtcccACAAGCGAGTACTGTGAAGAGAGCGTTCTATGTGTTTCTCGCGTTCATATACTTGTTTTGCCTTATGGAGTTTAAGATCCGTTTCCGCCACGTCCGCGTGTGGCATATGTTTTGGATCATAGTGTGTACTGTGGAGATCGTTGTATTCATCTCAGTGTGGGCGACTGTTGATAACAAACTACATAATTGGTGGAGAagttatattgttattgtaacAATTGTGAGCATGGTGCTTAGTTATTTGCTCTTTCTGGTGTATTTTCTACTCTTACAGCCGCGAGAGACGGTagtttgtataaacaataataatactaagaattttaagaaatga
- the LOC126781063 gene encoding uncharacterized protein LOC126781063 isoform X2, which yields MVVCELDQEVSGEVLGRKIPVWQALLLHRVLPSCGGLVLYLIVVCYDITLVYEHINKGDKAYCYLIFWWIEAVYAAREQDEERTREALSRAREPSSMELYLFLQAFIHCAPHAIINILDMMARYANPAFDKITLQAVSMIAASLRMASTATMYRRFEREKLCGRKYPWNINKNKVQNENENEENIEKTDENQEDDSFYEPIMKRQSSISQNNSSNRDQVNSDLIQFSPRSSELQSTFYDDDIVSTSEESSDYLPQARNEELESDDEYVRPISIIDKVAPRRRDTHYTIERVYVPAPPVTPAPRPGSFAVWAERLVENAESIPTWLSAPPRRKHWEVIQDEPDIPRRIPRSYMRGLEPQDATAALINFLGWYAFFVARLLSIAAFIDFFPFVAIIILMSHYQVMLLFLIVPQASTVKRAFYVFLAFIYLFCLMEFKIRFRHVRVWHMFWIIVCTVEIVVFISVWATVDNKLHNWWRSYIVIVTIVSMVLSYLLFLVYFLLLQPRETVVCINNNNTKNFKK from the exons atGGTGGTATGTGAACTGGATCAAGAAGTGTCGGGTGAGGTTTTGGGAAGGAAAATCCCGGTTTGGCAAGCCCTTCTACTCCACCGAGTGCTTCCATCGTGTGGAGGTCTGGTCCTGTATTTAATCGTCGTTTGCTACGATATTACACTCGTTTATGAACACATAAACAAAGGTGATAAAGC ATACTGCTATTTAATATTCTGGTGGATAGAAGCAGTGTACGCGGCCCGCGAGCAAGATGAGGAACGAACGCGGGAAGCTCTCTCTCGGGCCCGCGAGCCTTCTTCCATGGAACTGTATCTATTTCTGCAGGCCTTCATACATTGCGCGCCCCACGCCATTATCAATATCCTAGACATGATGGCACGTTATGCGAATCCTGCATTTGATAAGA tcACTCTGCAAGCAGTTAGTATGATTGCAGCATCACTTCGAATGGCGAGTACAGCTACAATGTACAGAAGATTTGAAAGAGAAAAATTGTGCGGTCGGAAATATCCATggaatatcaataaaaacaaagttcAAAATGAAAATGAGAATGAAGAAAATATAGAGAAAACTGACGAAAACCAAGAGGACGATTCTTTTTACGAACCGATAATGAAAAGACAATCATCTATATCACAAAATAATTCCAGTAACAGAGATCAAGTGAATAGTGACTTAATACAATTTTCTCCTCGTAGTTCAGAACTTCAGAGCACCttttatgatgatgatatcGTATCGACTTCGGAAGAAAGCTCAGATTATTTGCCGCAGGCTCGTAACGAGGAGCTGGAAAGCGATGATGAATACGTCAGACCTATATCAATTATAGATAAAGTAGCGCCGCGAAGGCGTGATACACATTATACGATTGAGAGAGTCTACGTTCCAGCGCCGCCGGTGACTCCGGCGCCACGACCAGGCTCCTTCGCCGTGTGGGCGGAGAGATTAGTCGAGAATGCGGAGTCGATTCCCACTTGGCTATCTGCGCCGCCGAGAAGAAAACACTGGGAAGTAATTCAGGACGAGCCTGATATTCCGCGACGAATACCGCGATCTTACATGCGTGGTCTTGAACCTCAAGACGCGACGGCCGCTTTGATTAATTTCTTAGGATGGTACGCGTTTTTCGTAGCACGTTTACTCTCTATAGCTgcttttatagatttttttccattcgttgctattattattttaatgtctcACTATCAAGTgatgctattatttttaatagtcccACAAGCGAGTACTGTGAAGAGAGCGTTCTATGTGTTTCTCGCGTTCATATACTTGTTTTGCCTTATGGAGTTTAAGATCCGTTTCCGCCACGTCCGCGTGTGGCATATGTTTTGGATCATAGTGTGTACTGTGGAGATCGTTGTATTCATCTCAGTGTGGGCGACTGTTGATAACAAACTACATAATTGGTGGAGAagttatattgttattgtaacAATTGTGAGCATGGTGCTTAGTTATTTGCTCTTTCTGGTGTATTTTCTACTCTTACAGCCGCGAGAGACGGTagtttgtataaacaataataatactaagaattttaagaaatga
- the LOC126781066 gene encoding uncharacterized protein LOC126781066, with amino-acid sequence MFKNILLQVITHQKCISYTKNPKGYLTYRINKSYFHNGICLLNPGNPPKSSSQTSPAIATKFQVITETNSPVIEHTADELYIEDKYPILSDEFDGINLERGKNGVYEIEDLVELLQRENSKDIFVATVPKEINYVDYICIVSARSKRHILALAEFVRKVYKKKCHKNDYIPKIEGKDSEDWMALDLGNIALHIFSEKTRKVYDLETLWSVGSEFDEKTTKSNEVIDMLENYSTYLKDLKPLA; translated from the exons atgtttaaaaatattctattgcaAGTCATTACCCATCAGAAATGTATAAGTTACACAAAAAATCCTAAAGGTTATCTTACTTAtaggataaataaaagttattttcataATGGGATATGTTTGCTAAATCCTGGAAACCCTCCAAAGTCAAGTAGCCAAACTTCTCCTGCGATAGCTACTAAATTTCAAGTTATAACAGAAACAAACTCACCAGTGATAGAACATACTGCTGATGAACTTTACATAGAAGACAAATATCCTATTTTAAGTGATGAATTTGATGGAATTAATTTAGAAA GAGGAAAAAATGGTGTATATGAAATAGAAGATCTTGTAGAATTACTGCAAAGAGAGAACTCAAAGGACATTTTTGTAGCTACTGTTccaaaagaaattaattatgtagattatatatgtatagtcaGTGCAAGAAGTAAAAGACATATTCTGGCATTAGCCGAGTTTGTAAGGAAGGTATACAAAAAGAAATGTCATAAAAATGACTATATACCAAAAATTGAGGGTAAAGATTCTGAAGATTGGATGGCTTTAGATTTAG GTAATATAGCCTTGCATATATTCTCAGAAAAAACACGAAAGGTATATGACTTAGAAACATTGTGGTCAGTTGGGTCAGAATTTGATGAAAAGACTACTAAGAGCAATGAAGTTATTGATATGTTAGAAAACTACAGCACATATTTGAAAGATCTTAAGCCATTAGCATGA
- the LOC126781065 gene encoding cyclin-Y-like protein 1: MGNQNSCCCYRSPSPIRKDIVKLEDYLPEGEVSSNNIQHISEREPDDGDIDPSQDPIAGTIFMERSKASIENGITRKRSQHQIAENKLKKSSSCSTIYLDDSTVSQPNLKNTVKCVALAIYYHIKNRTSERRLDIFDEKLHPLSKEGVSEDYDKYNPEHKQIYKFVRTLFNAAQLTAECAIITLVYLERLLICTELDIAPSNWKRIVLGAILLASKVWDDQAVWNVDYCQILKDITVEDMNELERQFLEMLQFNINVPSSVYAKYYFDLRTLAEANDLAFPSEPLSKERAQKLEAMSRVMEDKISAELVKNGIKKWSSLDNVNSGAGVRRSVAILS; the protein is encoded by the coding sequence ATGGGTAACCAAAATAGTTGCTGCTGTTACCGAAGTCCTTCGCCGATCAGAAAGGACATAGTTAAACTTGAAGATTATCTCCCTGAAGGGGAAGTAAGTTCAAATAATATTCAACACATCAGTGAAAGGGAACCAGATGATGGAGATATAGACCCATCTCAGGATCCGATTGCTGGCACAATCTTCATGGAAAGATCAAAAGCCTCAATCGAGAATGGTATTACAAGAAAACGAAGTCAACATCAAATAGcggaaaataaattgaaaaaaagcaGTTCCTGTTCTACTATATACTTAGACGATAGTACTGTATCTCaaccaaatttaaaaaacacagtaaAATGTGTTGCTCTGGCAATATATTACCATATAAAGAACAGAACATCAGAAAGAAGATTGGATATATTTGATGAAAAATTGCATCCATTGAGCAAAGAAGGTGTCAGCGaagattatgataaatataatcctGAACACAAGCAGATTTATAAGTTTGTACGAACATTATTTAATGCTGCTCAATTGACAGCTGAGTGTGCTATAATTACTTTAGTATATTTGGAGCGACTTCTCATTTGTACCGAGCTTGATATTGCACCTTCAAATTGGAAAAGAATAGTCTTGGGAGCGATTCTGCTTGCAAGTAAGGTCTGGGATGATCAAGCTGTATGGAATGTTGATTATTGTCAAATATTGAAGGATATCACAGTGGAAGATATGAATGAATTAGAAAGACAATTTTTAGAAATGCTACAGTTCAATATAAATGTCCCCTCAAGTGTAtatgctaaatattattttgacttgCGTACCCTTGCTGAAGCTAATGACCTAGCATTCCCCAGTGAGCCATTGAGTAAAGAAAGAGCACAAAAGTTAGAAGCAATGTCAAGAGTGATGGAGGATAAAATATCAGCTGAACTTGTTAAGAATGGTATCAAGAAGTGGTCAAGTTTAGATAATGTCAATTCTGGTGCAGGTGTGAGGCGTAGTGTGGccatattatcttaa